AAAATAATCCCTTAATGACGTTGCCCCAAGAAATATAAACACAATGCTAGCAGAAAGTAGGAACCCATGTAAGCAATCAGTGAGAATCAAAGGGGCAGATATGTGACTCAAAAACAGCCTTTGAGCTTCACCGAGACTCCTCACAAATGTCAAACGCCATATCCAAAATGTAATAAAAGGTATTATAAGGAGCCAAACAGAAAGAACAAAAGCAAGCCGGAGGAAAAATTGCAGGACATGACACGCTTTCATTGCCATCCCAACCACAAACTCCTGAAAGGGAAGTCTTGCTGGGGCATTCTCAGCATAAACAGGGGAGAAAGAAAATGTATGTTTACACACCTGCATAGCATGTGAAAAGAATTGACAAGAAGCCCTGTCAATCATCACTAAATAATAAGCACATTAAGTGTTGAAACATAAAATTTATACCCTGGAATAGTACATGAAATCTAAGAAGACAAGACAAACAACAAATCTATATAACAACATCAAAGAGGTTGACACATGTGCAAGTACTTCATGGAACACATTAGTTGGCATGCATTATGTCTTCTACTATTATAACAGAAACTCGGGATTCGAATCCATCCTCGAGTTTGATTCAACACCTGTCTTGTTTTATCATAAGTGTACAAGTCCACAATGGGGCCCATCAAGAGCGCATGATACCACAACTGCACTGCAGCATAAGCATCTCTATAGTGAATGATAAGTTATCATGTACCAAAACATCTTCATGTAATACTCCACCATTCATGTGTTGCTCTGCCTTGGGTCTAAAAAATGgtacaacttttgctccattcattattttgtcagattttattttctgttttccTACTCTATCCCCAGTTCCACAGTCTTGTATATTTAACTCAAACCACATGCACTGACATGCAAAAATGCTAGTGCTTCACTAGTTAAAAGACAAACTGTAGGTTGTGGAGGCTGCAGTTTGTCGCTTGAGGTGACCAAAAAAAATCTCTTGGTGAAGATTTCCTCTCTCTTTAAATCTTGAAGGTTTAAGTGCATGAGATAAGAAGCTAGTCAAAAGGCAAATCTATGATTCAAGCTAGATCCAATTTGTATTCAGGAAACAAAGATGAAGAATGTGAGCACTCCTTTATGGAGCCAAATACATAACGAAAATAGATGACTGGAGTGTCCTATGCAAGGACTACAAAAAAAATGATGTTATTAGTCTATCCAAATACTCTCTCTTAGTTTCAATTTTCAGCTATCAGCAACTTGAGCATGAAGATGTGTCTGTCTCAACCTTGCAAGAATGGCCTGGTACAAAACATTTGGTTACTGTCTTTCAAAAGAGAAACAGTCTCTTTAGATTAGAAGAGACAGAGTCGTTTCCTGGATGCTGGTTTACAAGGTTACATCAAAACAAAGATGTCATCTTTTGTAGACAAGACCTAACTAGATAAAGGTCATCCCTAAAACCAAACCTGTTTGATCAGTATGCAGGAAAGTCTTCCTAATGGGAAGTTATTCCTCGAGAATGCTGCAGATCACCAGTGGGATTGCTACAGGCTCCATATTGGAAACCTCAGAGTATGGTTCGGCAATTCATTAACTGTTAGAGGCTAAGAGTCATGCTAGCGTACCTTAACAAGACAGTGTGGTACATCAACATAATGAGACATAGAAAATAGGGTGAAATAacaagttacaatgcaaacaaagCATTATGACCATAACTATGTCTTACAAGTACTTTATATCATCAACAATTCAACAATCACATCCATCATCAATCATCATCGAGTACTAACAATCTTTTATGAGTTTGCATCAAGAAAAAAGTAAATTTAGCGCACGAAAAAAATTCTATTTGGCTGTTGGATTCAATATGCATGAAAAAGATCTACGCTCCACTTTCAGAAACCAAACTGACTTGCGACATCCCTATTGACAATTTTTGAAAAACAATTTAGATAAATTATTGCATTAAATCGAAAAGAATCCGAACTATAGAGAGATTGATCTATGGAACAGATGAGAGATTGGTTAGCAAAATAGATGATCAACAATAGTCGTACAGATTATTATTTCAATAATATTCGCGATAGTTTGATAGAGGACCTTCGTAAAGACCCAATTTCCATATCCAAAACAGCGAAAATGTTAAAGAAATTCGCTAGATCCGCATCACGATCTCCAAACACGATTCGTACAAGGCACGAGATAAGAATCAGAACTAACATCCGACGAAAAACAAACCTGATTACCCCATCAAATCAAAAAGATCAAAGGAAACCCTAAAACCCATCATCAGGAAAGACTAAAGGAACGGATAGACCGAGACGAAGAAAGAAGGGTTATGTACCTCGCACTGGCGAGCGTTGCTGTGGTTGAGCCACTGGAGGAGGCAATCCTGGTGGACGAACTTGATGCTGCCGCTGCAGGCGCAGGGGTACCGGAGCGGGTTCTCGGCGTCGCCGGGGTTGCGGCAGATCCGGCACACGTCCCCCTCGTCCTCCTCGTCATCGAAGCGGGCTCCGGCGGGGCTCACCGACGGCGACGCCAGCAGGGGCGACGAGGAGGGGCCGGCCCCATCGGCTAGAGGAGGGATGAAGGGTTGGTGCTCGGCGGAGATCTCCTCCATGGGGCGCGAAGCCACGGCCCTCCGGTGATCGGTCTCTCTTTCTCTGTGCTCCTTCTCGGTTCCTTCCTTCTGATACGCAAGCGAGGAGAGGGGGGGGGTCAAAGAATGGAAGGATACCAATTAGCGGCCGATGGCGCGCGGGGAAAGAGAGAggaaacgggaggggagggggAATGGTTAGAGAGAGATGGATACTGTGGGCATGGAATTGGGTCGGCGTTACCATACCACATGATAACCGGTCGGTTTGGTCGGGACCTTTTTCCTTTGTGCtccatttatttatttctttaccATTCGAGGGCTCTGCCCTAAAGCTAGCTTTTCTGGATGTTGGTTCGCTAGGTGCGTCCCAGAATTTTTCTTTGGAGAACCGTTCGCGAACTGTTCGTTGGGCTTGAACCCATCAAGATGAGTAGGATTTGAACTTGCATCCAAACTTGATTAATAATCATTGGGCTTGAATCCATCAGGATGAGTAGGTTTTGAACTTGCATCCAAACTTGATTAATAATCATCTGATTCTATGAAATAGCACCATTTTCATCCACTTACCATTAAATAACATCCGAACAGAATTTCTTTATCCGCCGCCAATACCCCAGTTGCAGTCTAGTGCAATCATTCAGTATAACACTTTATTTGCCCATTAAACAAAAACTAAGATTTACATTCATTCATACTGGCATGAATTAATACACTCAATATAACTTTTCGTACTCCGAAAAAAAACCTATACCCGATCCAAACAGAAACTTGGAAAACAATAACAAATTCCTACCATGAATCCCTAATCAATTTGTTTATCAAGAGGAgattaagatcctattacatccaTCAACAACTTTTTAACTCCTTCCTGGTGCCCCCAGCTATGTGAACATCATTATTAAAGAACTCATCGAGTTTCGTGGTGTAAGACCGATTCACATCCACGTTGCTCACACAGTCCTAGTCGTACGGTGGTATCCGCCAACAGCCTTTCGTCCCGTCACCGATGGCCACTCCATCGCGTTTCCGAGGTGTTAGTCCATCGTACTTCCAGATAACGTCATATTCCATATTTTAAATCACCACATAAGGAACGAATTGAAGATCTCAGCCACTACCAGGTACCAACAAATCCTAAAGgtggagagagaagaaggaatAGCAAAATATACCACTACAAACCAAAGCATTCTATAAGCATATGTTTTTACCCCCGCAGACACCAGCACATCGGCACGACAATATAGGGTACACACTGAACAAAAATTCGAAAATTCTATGAAGCAAAAAATTCTGAAACAGCGTAAAACAATAGTGCGCAAATATAAAAAGTCGGCCTATCAAAAGGTCcgcttcaaaattaaatcttttgtTTAGCAAAAAAGGTCACCACACAACCATCTGCTCAAACAAATTCAAATTGTTCGTGCAAAATCCCTCTAACAATCTAAAGGACTAAATGCATCCACTCAACTAACAACGCCATCATTCAGCGACAGAGCAGCCAACTGATCAGTTGGGGTGCTGGCCTGCTGCTGCTGAGCAACATTTCTCAGGACTTCCATAGCTTCAGCAACTTTGGCTTTCAAGGCCTCTGGGGACTCCAACAGATGCAACACTTCCGTCTGGTCCATTTCCAGAAGCATGCCTGTGACTTTGGCCGCATGGTCATGCTCCAGCTGATCCACGAGTGGATATAGGCTCTCACCAAGCATCTAAACAGAAATCAGTCAGATTGCTAACATTGTTGTGAGCAGCCAGCGAATGTACACATCGACAATAATGAAATCTATATGTGCCTCGTGCGCAATTTATGCTGCCTGAAAAAGGAAATCAACGTTACCGTTCTCTGATGCTCAGGACTAGCATTTGCAAGAGCTGAAGCCAATGCTCCAATCGGAATAGGCTGTGACATGCCAGAGTCTCTTATGGGCATAACCCCCACGTCATATGTGGCAGAGAGCATTCCTCCAGGCACCGGAACATCTGGCATGGTGCGCCCAGGAGGGTAGCGGTAGGCACGTCCACCCCGAGGAAGCATCTACAACATTCAAATCATCATCACAGAGGTGCCACATAAGCTGTTGCTTAAAAATTAAAGGCATCAACAGTGATAAACCTAAAAACATGTTGTAGAGAAAGTAATAGTCACCCACCTGTTGCTGAATCAGAGGCATAGGGTGCTGCGGTGTTTGTTGCACAGGGCCCCCACCAGCACGTCTACCACCAGGGCGTTGGGCCTGCTGACCCTGTTGAACCAAAGGCATAAAAATGTTTGGCATAGGAGCCGCTCCAGGCCTCATCCCAGGAACAAGTGGCTGTTGGAAGCCAAATCCAGGCTGTAAAGAGAGTAAGATTCATGATTGATGGTCAATCTAAAATTATTCTCTTTTAACAATAATTTATACTTGCTAGCATCCAACAAATGCTTGTCAAAATTAGGCAAAGTTAACTAAGAACATACGACAGCACCTCAAAAATGGGTAGAAAAACAGAGTCCAGCAACTGCATTGAAATTATAAACAAAACTAATACATAACACTCTTCTAATCACCTTGAAAATCAAATCACAAATCTCATGAATCTCATCTAATAAACCAGTAACCTTTAATGGTTATGAATTTCAAACTCTTGCATAAAACTTCAACCACTTTAACCAATGTTGGAGAGAACCAGAAACTTTAGAAGCCTGCGAAGCAAATTGCAAGTTGTCCTACTTTTAAGAACAAAACAGACCGTTTGACATTCTTTTGTTTGCAGTTACTCAAGAACGATAATCACATCAGGTGGTCTCAAATTGCTCTTTAGAAACACAAAACAGAAAATCATGTTAATTGGTGCTAGTTGTAGTGGCAGTCATGGAGGTACTGCAGGCAGAATATTGTTTATGGTAGTGGTGGCAACAGTGTCAGAGGTGATAGTGACTACAGAAGTGCTATAGGCTGTTGCAATAGTGGTGGCCGTACATTCAAGCCAATTACTTAAGGCACATATCAGTTTTCAAACCCCTGGCATGGCTTTTCCAAGTCAAAGCAGATGCCACTAGGACAGGTTGAAACCAAAACACTTAATCaattaaaattcattaaaaaaaaaaattcacctgAGGAGGTATAAGGGTAGGAGGTGGTTGACCATAAAATAGCTGTTGTCCCATACCAGGAGCACCAGGAGGATACACTGGCACACGAGGAGCAACTGAAGGTGGGATTGCCACTGGACGCATCTGAGAAAATTGTGCCTGACAAATGAACAAAATATCAGCAAAAGAGACCGTAAAGATAATGTTAATTGCATGAGTGGAGATAGGAAAAGGTGTTGTAAAATGCAAATATCTATTCATATGACCTGAAGCAGCGATGTATAAATTTGTGAAATGAAACTTATGGCGTTGCCATCATGCTGCGACTAAATTAAACATCTAATGCAGCAAATCACTCATAATACCTCATACAGTTAAAACAATTCTTTTCAATATGTTGGGCAGGAAAAAGGCCCTTAAAAACTGGATCAATCATGAGCATTGCAGCATGTAATGCAGCAGATTACTCACAATAACTCATACAGTGAAAACAATTCTTTTCAATATGTTGGGCAGTGAACAGGTCCTAAAAAACCGGATCAGTCATGATCATGGCCTGCTTGGCATTCCATATAAAGCTGAAGCAGTGATGATATAGCCTTGTATTCCACTAGTACAAAGATTTCCAAAGGGCCACGTAGGACTTAAAATGGTCCCATACTGCACTATCTGTTAACACAAACACGATAGCCCAACCCGAAAATCATAAGATGACTAGGAAATAGATATACTCTAAAGGAAGTAACTCAAAGTCAAAATTGTTTAAAGACAAAATACATGCTGTCCAAGCCAAAACTGAAACCAAGTTTTCAAAGCCCTAAAGCACAAATGCTAGAATTATGTAACATATGTACGTATTTACATATGTGTGCATCCTAATATTAATGAACAACTATAACCTTTTCAGttgtttaatatattatatttgaaAATAAGTTAAATGTCTTCATAAAAGAAAATAACGTTACATAATAACAACAACAAAAATAATAAAGCTAAACTTAAGAGTTTACAGTGAATTTTAGTCAATATGATGGCAAAATGAAATATAGAATTGAAGAATGTACCAAATCAACACCAGTACATGCAACCGCTCAAGTCATGAAGCTATTCAACTTGCAGATTTCATGATAGGTTTTGATATAAGATATTCTGAGGATTTCCATGCATAATAACTTTTCCATGTAGACCTCAAATCTCTTTTTGTTATAAATAAATGGTCCTTGAGGATTCAGGTACTAAGAACTGCTGTAGCTCCAGGGCTCTGATCACCTGATAAGAAAATGGTTTTTACATGCAAGTCCCAGTGAAGCCACACTATAAAGCAATTTGTGTTTGTTTGCttgctttttttttgttttgtgtgTGCGTGCCCACGCGCGCGTGTTTTGTACACAAGACCACTAAATTTACATTGATTATTACACTTTATTAAATTTCCAGTAGGAAAGTCAACTACACTGTGAAAATTATAGAGAAGTAAGAaatatatgatcattatttatcagAAGAAAAGATGTCTAATGCAAGAAAATTTATAGTTGAGCATCAAGAATAAAAGAGTAAGGTGCAACAAAAGAGTATGTTACAATCATAAAGCATGAAAGCTGTGTGATATTAAGTTTTAGAAGTAGCTACAGAAACACAACTGGGACTTGAACACCAGACGGCCCACAAAGGGTTAATTCAAGGCATTACCGTTAGAAACTGGTAAGATGATATTTAGGACACGAAGCACCAATTGCACACGCCATTGTATTAaccaatagattaaaaaaattaaaggctTGAATGTCTTCTTAAATATGCAAAAATATAATGAAAACAAATTGTGAAGTAATGCAACAAATCCAAATGCatcaggttaaaaaaaaaaaatagagaagaaccaATATCGTTTTTGCACTCTTGGTAATATCTAAAAAGGAAGCAGAACAACACTAATATTGATTTATAACAAGGTGGACAAAATAAATGGTTGGGGGGTACCTCTAGAATGGGACACAGTGAAAGGTCCTTAAAATTGTACATCAGATCATTAAACAATCTTTTTTAACAAAAAACTACACATACATGAGGGTGTTGCAATGATGATAATGTTGAAATAGTGGACTATAAAACAAGCAATGGAGGTTAAAAATGAGTTCACTTTAGAGGGCACCAATTAAGAATGCAGTGGCAGGCATAATTGATTGAGATTGCATGCACATGCACAATAAGAATTTGAGGCCCAAGTATGGCAAGCAGTATGTGTTATGTGCCATAGGTAAAACAAGAGAAAAATAGGAAAGCAAGAGCAAGTATGTTTCTTAGTTTACAAGTTAGCATAGAAAAAGAACTGCATTGAAGGAAGATAAAGACCCTTAATTAGGAATGTATTATACAATGGAGTAACCAAGTACAGTTGAAATATCAACAAACTGTTCCCTATAAAAGATTCTTAAATGTTTCCCTGAGAAGTTttcacaaaataaaaaatttaagcatAGAAACAAGGGCTTCCTATTTAAGAACAATATGTATCAACCATCAACAATAGTAGAAAGCATTAACCATAAAATTGCATATAGGTGATGTGAAAATATGAAGGTTCAAGCTTCAATTTAGGAAAAAATGATGTCTTAAAACCTTAGCCCAAAAATATAAGTACAGAAAAAAAAACTCTCAGGTGAATTTAATACTATCACCTTTTTGCAATAATTATTAGCAACTCTTAAAATAGCATTTGAAGTCAatccccttaaaaaaaaaaagaaaaaaattaaatcacaAAATACATGAGTAAGAGATCACTACAGCCATTTAAATGATAAAAGCAATAACTAAAACCACTGATACCAAAAGAAATCATCAAAAAAGTGACacaataatagtaaaatatttctgATGACATCATGAACATGATTGGTACCAGCATTAATATTGTCTCGTCTATCACCTAGCTTACACAATTATTCACACTTCGCATGCATCATGAAAGAACTGCTCTAGGTAAACTACCTGCAGCATTGCTCTTCTGTCTTCTTTACGCTGTGCAAGTGCAACATAGAGAGGTTTGCTGCCAATCATTTTGCCATTCATCTCCACAAGCTacaagaaagaaagataatgaaaaCACAAATGGGAAAAGTCAAATTTTGATAATGGTTATTTACAGACCTCCCAAGTAACAGAGTTTAACTTACAGCTTTCGAGGCATCATTAGGAGACTTGAAGGCGACAAATCCAGATCCTCTACTTACACCATTAGGATCGCGCATAACCTGTAAAATATTCCAAATCTTTATGCCAATTCTTACCACAAAATTAATGAACAAAGACAATATTATTAAGTAGAACTAACTAAAACAGACCTTGCAAGAAGTAATTGTGCCAAACTCAGAAAACAATTCTCTCAGTTTATCATCCCCAATGTTATCATCCAAGTTCTTCAAGTACAAGTTAGCCCCTTGAAATTGGCCAGCTGCCTCCTTCATAATCTGCTCAAATCTTCTTTTTAGTTCCATCTCCCTTTCTGATTTTTTCTGTGCTTTTCCAACATACCATTctctatcatcaaatttattcCCATTAAGTTCCTGAACAGCCTTAGCAGCATGATCTGGATCCTCAAAATTAACAAATCCAAAGCACTTCGATCTCCCATCACCTGTCCTCATTACAACAACACTCGTAATATTTCCATATTGACCAAAAATTTCTTGCAAATTATCTTCTGTTGTAGACTCTGAGAGGTTTTTTACAAATATGTTATTAAATTTTGTGTTGTTTGCAGCATCCTCCCTGTCTTGCTTGCGAAGAAAAGGTCCGACAAAAACTTTCTTATCATTCAAAAGCATGCCATTTAGCTTTGCTATTGCAGCCTGTGCTGCTTCCTCTTGATCAAACTGAACAAATCCATAGCCTTTTGACTGACCAGATGGATCTGTGGCGACCTTGCAAGAAAGAATATTTCCAAATGCAGAAAATGTATCATACAGTGCTTTGTTGTCTATTGACTTGTCCAGATTCTGCAACAGGGTTACATAAAATAACGTCATAAAACACATATATAGGCCAAAGAAAGACAAAAAGTCAGATAACTTGACCAATAAGCTAGATTAGGGCCAAATTTGGACAAACAAAATACATGAAAGTAAAGGTAAAATACCTTGATGAATATATTCCCTGCCCCACTTTTACGCTGGCTAGGGTCACGATTCGAATACATTATCCGAATAGGCTTTCCATTGAGGGAATTAAAGTTCAGCACCTCCAATGCCCTTGCCGCTGTCAATGATTTTAGAAGAGTGAGAATCAGGAAGagcccccacaaaaaaaaaaacgcacacacaaaaaaaaaaaaaaaaagcagcagcACAgaaacacacacacagagagagagagagaactggTGAGgagaataaaaaggaaaaaaggatGAGGAATAAGTATTTTCTCATCAACTCTACATGCAATTTAAATTACCACTTTCCAAGCCTCTGAATATCTCAGAACTTCAGATCTAGCCATCCTCTCAcaaaaaaataagtaaataaagaaCACATCAATTAGCTAGAAATTCAATTttataatgcaaaaaaaaaaaagcttaaacAACTGATGCATTCGCCCAAAATTGAATTTAGCATTTGATAGAAGAAATATAAAATGCTAACCAAATCCAGTGAAGTTATAAAAAAGCTAAACTACAATTTACCATCTAACACAAGGTCTATAATACTATTGAAACTAGAGAATCACACATATTTAACCTGAGGAAAGCATCTATCCGTAACCCAGCTAAACTGTGCAAGGTGGATCCTAATAAAAGTCAAAAACCTGCATATGCCATTCTTGTCAGATGAAGACCTCCATCCAAAAAGTagagtcataatattattttaCCATTTATCCCTTCAATGCTTCTTGTACATGCATACTCTTCAAAAAGTGCTTAATTACTTATTTACTTCTCCAAAAGTGCTTAATTACCTATTTAATCCTGAAAAAGTGAAAAGCAAACATTAGTACATTACAACAAAATTTCAAATGGGCATGCCCCTCAATATTCTCAAAAATAAAACAATCCAAGGAGCATACCTGCACTTTATCCAAGAAGCGTAAACATGGAAATttagtttttcttcttttttttttgaggctTGGATGCAGAAAAGCTCCTAAAAAAACTAGACCAACTAAAgcgaaaaagaaattttagggaggaTCTCAACATTCTGACAGAATCTCCTAATGTGGTTACAATATAGCATCAATAATCTTCCAAAACAATCGCATATCATCACAACATCCTACCCTAATTGTTCCATTTTAAGTTCCTCTTTGGTTAACTACGTTTCATTTTCCCGTTTACAAATGCAAATCTTCAAATTAAACACATTTTATTACAAGCAAGGCCTTCCTATTGTTTCTGCCAAAAAGCATATATAGACTGAACTCCCATATTCACAAGTTTCAAATATCTCAACATCTAAACTATCAAGAACATTATATTATTTCGGATTTCAAGTTTATTCAGAAACCTACCTTGAGTTCTAAGATCATGAATTTAACATTAACTGAAACCTCGACCAAACATAGTACATCAAAGACTCAAAGTACGTTCATTCCTTTATATGGGGGAAAAACAATTTGGCAAACATAATTGTATCTTTTCAATAATTCATAGCAGCCCTCTTAAGTTACTGGTGCCCAAGCATGCCGTTTCTCCTTCTACGAAGACTCTACTCAAGTAGCCATTATATTCACTACCACATTAGTAATAATCAACTAAATCCTATGAACAACAGGAGCATGAGCGCTC
Above is a genomic segment from Elaeis guineensis isolate ETL-2024a chromosome 1, EG11, whole genome shotgun sequence containing:
- the LOC105033439 gene encoding polyadenylate-binding protein 2, giving the protein MAQIQVQQQTPVSGPAGTGAESGGGGNQFPSTSLYVGDLELNVTDAQLYETFSQVGQVVSVRVCRDINSRRSLGYAYVNYSNPIDAARALEVLNFNSLNGKPIRIMYSNRDPSQRKSGAGNIFIKNLDKSIDNKALYDTFSAFGNILSCKVATDPSGQSKGYGFVQFDQEEAAQAAIAKLNGMLLNDKKVFVGPFLRKQDREDAANNTKFNNIFVKNLSESTTEDNLQEIFGQYGNITSVVVMRTGDGRSKCFGFVNFEDPDHAAKAVQELNGNKFDDREWYVGKAQKKSEREMELKRRFEQIMKEAAGQFQGANLYLKNLDDNIGDDKLRELFSEFGTITSCKVMRDPNGVSRGSGFVAFKSPNDASKALVEMNGKMIGSKPLYVALAQRKEDRRAMLQAQFSQMRPVAIPPSVAPRVPVYPPGAPGMGQQLFYGQPPPTLIPPQPGFGFQQPLVPGMRPGAAPMPNIFMPLVQQGQQAQRPGGRRAGGGPVQQTPQHPMPLIQQQMLPRGGRAYRYPPGRTMPDVPVPGGMLSATYDVGVMPIRDSGMSQPIPIGALASALANASPEHQRTMLGESLYPLVDQLEHDHAAKVTGMLLEMDQTEVLHLLESPEALKAKVAEAMEVLRNVAQQQQASTPTDQLAALSLNDGVVS